Below is a genomic region from Chelmon rostratus isolate fCheRos1 chromosome 7, fCheRos1.pri, whole genome shotgun sequence.
ATCTACAGGTTTAATTTGACAATTAGAGCTCTAATTTCCATGTGCGTTGTGTTTCTCTCGTCCTTCCAGGTGATGATGGCGCTGTCGGCTCATCTGGGTTCGCTGGAGGCGGAGAAACAGAAGCTGCGCGCTCAGGTAAGTTTCTGCAGGTGAAAAAGAGGAGTAACTGAGGAGGTGAAGAGCAGGTGGGAGTTTCTCTGATGGCGTATTTTCACCGGAAATCCCTCAAAGAAAATCAAGATCACTGAAAttctccctcaccctctgctCCTCCTACCTCTCGCCTCCTGTTCctattttctccctcctccatccatcttttactctgcctcttccttcatcttcctctactcactcctctctcctctcctcctccttcatgtCATTTTAccatttctccctcttcctcctccctttcccttcctccaccgtctttcatttccttgttCCTTTCTCCTAcatccccccctccctcactcttcctcctcctctttcttggtgtgctcctcctcctcaggtgcGTCGCCTCTGTCAGGAGAACCAGTGGCTGAGGGACGAGCTGGCCGGTGCTCAGCAGCGGCTGCAGGACAGGGAGCAGGAGGTGGTCACCCTGGAGGAGCAGAACAAACACCTGCAGTTCATGTCCTCCATACGCAAATACGACCAGGAGGAGCCGCAGCAGCTGGTGAGGAGgccgcacacaaacacagacgtaTGTGTGGATcagatgtgtttgcagtttggtgCTTCATCAGGTCACATACAGTCGGTCTGTCAGAGCTTGGTTGTGCTGGAATGAGACTGAACATGAGGAACAGGGGCAGTAAAATCCAAACtaggagctaaaagaggctaaaaagctccataaagctgcaGAGTCCGACTCGTCACCGTGACTCAGCCCTTCCACATCACAGTTTAATTATTTGTTAGTGTAAGAATATTTGATTTGAGCTTTAATAATAAGAGAGATGTCTCGAATCAGACCTTATTAACACTGATTGTATATTATACACACTGAGAAATATTGAGAATATGATCATCGATCTGCAGATCATCAGCttctgaagtgtgtttgtgtctcacttCAGGATGACAAAGACACATCTTCCACCAAGGAGTCTCTGGATGATCTCTTTCctgctgaggatgaggagcagtCACAGAGTAAGGCTTCGCTCTGACCGTAatgtctctgtttgttcagtCATTCGCAGCATAAGTGGGACAGTCTCGTGTTTTTCTAAATGAAGGTAggtaaaaaatgtaattgtgtTGCATCGTAAAAGAATTTCCTGCCGCCTCAGGAGCTCAGAAAAAAATCTGCGTAGATGCCACTGGTGgaaaatgtgtctgtatgtatatttattcCGAATCCTCTCTGTAATAAAGGTGTGCGACTGATGAACAGTATGTTCACACACCGTGGATCAACTCTTTATTCTCTGTAGATAAGCTCAGGGTTCAagtgttttcacacacagcaaagacatTTCAAGCTCTGATGTCAGATTTATATCACATGCAGCGATAATGAGTTTGTGAGAGCATGGAGGATCTCTTCAGAGTAAAACGTGAGCTATGAGATAACTTAAAGCTTTAGCAATGAGAGAAGAAAACGGGTCTGATTTCTTGAATTTATTAACACTaattaaatgtctgtttattgGTGCTCAGTGTCGCAGCCTCatcacagcagtgcagcagctgcagctcagcagggcGGCTACGAGATTCCCGCCCGCCTACGAACGCTCCACAACCTGGTCATCCAGTACGCGTCCCAGGGCCGATACGAGGTCGCCGTGCCACTCTGCAAACAGGTGAGGGGAGCGCTGCCTTTCTTTTCCACCAGAGAGGTTAATGTCCGAAAATCCAGTTTACTGTTAAGtcggttttatttatgtagctcAGTATCACAGATTTGTCTCAGACTGGAGCAAAAACTTTTGAAAACTTAacgaagaaaaaaatgaaattctttTAATAGGAGCCATAGCAGCAAGAGAAAAATTGCACTCAATGCTTGGTGGTTTTAGCAGTCATATCAAAACTCAAGTTACGAATTTAGGAGTGATTTTAGACTCggatttaaattttaattttaattttaacaaggtcattaaaacatcttttttttaccttagaAATATTGCAAAAGTCAGACCTTTTTCAACTCAGAAAGACGCAGAAATGcttattcatgcttttatcacTAGCCGTTTGGACTACTGTACCTCTCTTTTTACTGGTTTGCCAATTAAGTCCACAAGAAAACTACAGTTAGTCCAGAACGCTGCAGCCAGAGTCccgacaaaaacaaagaaaatcaatcatATCACCCCACTCCTTAAAACACTACTCTGGCTCCCTGTTTCCTTCAGAATAGATTTTAAAGTCCTTTTATTCGTttacaaagcattaaataacCTTGCTCCTTCGTACATAAGAGACTCTCTGTCATTTTATGTACCAGCCAGAACACTGAGGTCCTctactgcttttcttttgaaCGTTCCTCATATGCTCCAGGTGAGAACAGGTGAAGCTGCCTTCTGTTTTTACGGCCCTAAACTGTGGAACACATTACCTTTTGACATCAGAATGGCGAGCTTTCTCTGTATTGTTAAAAGGAAATTGAAGACCTGTCTCTTTAATCTGGCTTTTAATTTGGAATAATGTTATAACCCAGgctgacaaaacactgctgtttttaactattttaatttcaaacactgttgtttttgccctAGCtattcaattttttattttaatttttttattttttattttttatttctattttttattcttgaattgttttattggcatttcatcattttgctcCAATggccattttattgttttattgccattatattgttttgtttctttcttggtgcctttttattctgttttgtgaagcactttgggctgcatgattgcatgaaaggtgctatttaaataaaagttgagttgagttgagttggTTTACGACACCCTCTGTCCTCAGACCCTCGATTCAGATaaactttccaaaaaaaaaaaaaaaacagtagaagAGCAGCAGGGGAGGGATCCGACAGACATGTGATACATGTCCAATGTAAAGCTGCCCGGGTCACATGGACACACCCCCTGCCCCGAGAAGATCATGTGGCAATTAAAGAGTTCAGTTTCAGGAAATTCAGTTCTTCAAAAACCTCCTGGGTCGATTAAATGGCTCCCGTTTAAAACAATGTCTCAACAGGCTTTAGAAGACCTGGAGAAGTCCTCAGGCCACACCCACCCGGATGTAGCCACCATGCTGAATATACTGGCGCTGGTTTACAGGTGAGGccagttaccatggcaacaaatcAACACCACTTAAACATTATtccccaccaaaaaaaaaaaaaaacccaactctTTCTCCGATAGGAATTCTGGTATCAgtgacattattattatgtgaTTTTATATGAACTGTTTTCTCTACAGAGACCAGAACAAATACAAAGAGGCAGCCAACCTGCTGAATGACGCGCTCGCCATCAGGGAGAAGACGCTCGGGATGGACCATCCGGCGGTAAGTTTCCCGACTTTTCATAAACAAGCTGCAGGGCGAGACGCCTCGTCATGAGACGGTTTCTAACCTCGGACACATCCTGAATCTAACATGAACTCTCTGTTTTCTTATTATAACTCAGAGGCAGCCATGTTTCTTCCTTTGGTTCGCAGGATGCATTATAACAGATATTTGAGCCTTGTTGTTGCGGGGAGTGCTGCCTGTCTGCTACACACCGGATCACGTCGTGTATACTGTCTGTTTGTGCAGGTGGCGGCAACGCTCAACAACCTGGCGGTGCTTTatgggaagagaggaaaatacaAGGAAGCAGAGCCGCTGTGCAAAAGAGCTCTGGAGatcagagagaaagtgagaaaacacacatttctaacaCTTATGAGGACTTTCAGGGTTCATACAGTTCCCAGATCTTGCTACTACATAAATAACCTAAACACTGACCCCAACAATTCCTAATTCAAACTCAAAGGATagctttcgttttttacaacctggaccttatttgtagcattaaaaaccatttactcacccagacaactttggtggcatttggagtcgttttgaagaaattagccccagaggagcggcgcgtatatccgtataatgcgagtactcggggcatccatgcgcagcctctatataacgcataatcccctctgagccggcggtcggctcgtttagctgtagtttggcacagctatggttcgttattgcgttTTCGTAGCCGActgccgcagagttagccgtgtcgtggctggctgctcgcagcgcccggcgttcggtaatgacatcatccacgtcagaggtagttgcctagagacgccggatgttgataacatgccaccacgggctcagaggggaatagcaccagcatatcagaacaaaatattggaatatgaacgagtttcgccgagattatgcgttatatagaggctgcgcatggatgccccgagtactcgcattatacggatatacgcgccgctcctctggggctaatttcttcaaaacgactccaaatgccaccaacgttgtctgggtgagtaaatggtcgtatcTAATGCaagaaataaggtccaggttgtaaaaaacgaaagttatcctttaataacTGTAACTTTAATTTactaaaacctgaataaaagCCCTTTAGATAGGAGGGAAAATcacaaaatgagaaactgtTAACTCAGTTTTTATGTCAAGGCATTCGTTTCAGACATTTTCTGCACACCAGGTATAGATACATagagatagatggatagatagatacttttTTAAtatccaaagagaaatttacagttccagcagctTAAAGGGTGGAAACATACGGGcatataaaaaaagaacaattttcAAGTGTATATTTTTTGCTTAAGATTTTGAAAGCAGGAagtttaaaaaatctgaatttgtcTTCCACTGACCCTCACACCTGAGTAAACGCCGAGCATCAGGATTTTGCCTGTTATCATCTAATGCTGTTGCATTCTTCGTGTCACTGACAGGGTTGTTTGGTCTCAGATGACAAAGCTTAAAGGCAAAATTTAACGTAATGTGTTGAAATAGTTTTTCAGCCTGCGTTAATCTCATCGTTGTGGAAAGGCTGATGTGATGTTCCTGCTCACTGTGTATCTTGTGTCTGAACGCCCCCTCAGGTTCTGGGCACAGACCACCCAGATGTGGCCAAGCAGCTGAACAACCTGGCTCTGCTGTGTCAGAACCAGGGGAAGTaccaggaggtggagcagtaCTACGAGCGCGCTCTGCACATCTACCAGAGCAAACTGGGACCAGACGACGCCAACGTGGCCAAAACCAAGAACAACCTGGTGAGAGGAAACCTCGATGTCCGATATCGTGAGAGTGAACAGTGCTGATGGATCCATGTACCCTCCTCTCACTCAAACAGTCTCTTTCCACACTGTCTCAGGCGTCCTGTTATCTGAAGCAGGGGAAATACAGACAAGCTGAAGCTCTTTATAAAGAGATCCTGACCAGAGCGCATGAAAAGGAGTTTGGATCTGTAGAAGGTacaaaacagatatttttaGATATGTTGTTGTGGATTTGTCATTTTGGTTCATTACACGTCTGCCGCCACATGCTGTATTTTACACAGGTGACTCTGATTTCACCTTTCTTTCATTTAAGAGCCCGAATCTCGTTTTGTAGTTCATTTGTATTCATTATGATATTAACAATGAGTACATCACCATGCtgttctgtttcactgtgtcatCTGAAACCACTGCTTTGGAAGATGAACCTGTTGTTCATGCTGGAGCTGCTCGTGCACTCTGTTTGCTGCACAGTGGACGTTCATGTGGTCTGTAAAGTAGCACACAGTAGTAAACAGTcgcttaaaggataactttcattttttacaacctggaccttatttgtagcattaaatacgaccatttactcacccaacaactttggtggcatttggagtcgttttgaagaaattaaccccagaggagcggcgcgtatatccgtataatgcgagtactcggggcatccatgcgcagcctctatataacacataatctgcggcgaaactcgttcatattccaatattttgttctgatatgctggtgctattctcctctgagcccgtggtggcatgttatcgatatccggcgtctctaggaaactacctctgacgtggatgatgtcattaccgaacgccgggcgctgcgagcagccagccacaacacggctaactgcggcggtcggctacgaatacgcaataacgaaccatagctgtgccaaactacagctaaactagccgaccgccggctcagaggggaatagcaccagcatatcatcacaaaatattggaatatgaacaagtttcgccgcagattatgcgtttatagaggctgcgcatggatgccctgagtactcgcattatacggatatacgcgccgctcctctggggctaatttcttcaaaacgactccaaatgccaccaaagttgtctgggtgattaaatggtcgtatttaatgctacaaataaggtccgaaaaaaaaacgaaaaaaacgaaagttatcctttaacgtGAGAGCTACAACATGTACCAGTAGCACCAGTAGAGACGGACGTCATGTTGGCAAACTAGTGCAAATTTGCATACACCGCGTCATCCATCTAAGTTTGCAGGATTTAATCATAGTAAGCTACTGGTCATATTGAACTTTTCAttttagaaaaggaaaaaatgatcCTTTCTGAACCCGCTCTGGTCTGTAGACTGTTGTTCTGTGCTGGGATGTAATGAATTTGTTGTCGCAGACATTGTACAGTAGCAGTTCATGCATGACAGAGGCGAGGCAGCTGGTTTTTGCAGACCGCATGTTCACGCActggtttgtttctgtctgtccgtcctccAGGCGATGGGCGGCCCAGCTGGTCCGGCGCCGAGGACGGCGGCTCCGGACAGGACGGGCTCAGTAACCTGAAGCGCAGCGGCTCCTTCACCAAACTCAGAGAGTCGATACGGCGAAGCAGCGAGAAACTGGTCCGCAAGCTGAGAGGAGTCGGGATGGAGGAACCAACCCAGAGGAATGCTGGGTAATATTCTGCCATAAAAGGTGTTAAACCCCCACTGTGGGTCTGGAGCTGAAACCAGATCCCTTTTTGTAACTCATGGATGCAAGTTTAACACAAATAATGCGAATGTGAATTGCAAAAAAAGTTAATATTTTCTATAATATTTCGATTTTTCAGATCAGTAAATCTGAACTTTCaggagttttgtttgtgttaagtTATTTTCTGTAAGAGTTTGTTATGATATTGTGTCCTGCTTTCAGGATGAAGAGGGCGAACTCTCTGAATGTGTTGAATGTTGGAGCCAGAGAGAGTCAGGATGGCGCTCAGGTGAGCAGACTGTGATCCAGTCGGTTTGACAGTGACGACACGTGAATCTGCGAGTGATCATTTAATCCAGTGATTTATTCAGAGCTAAACTTCCAGCACAATGTAGATTTACTGCCATTTAAATATTGTGATTGTTGTCAAACACACTACTACAAATATTACTGAGATTACGAGTACGGAACTGAATTCTGACTGAATTCTGCTGAATACTGAACAAGGCAACCAAATAATGAGCAACAATTTTATGAAGAAGccaaatttgtgttttgtcagtgCTGCGTTTGTAACAGAAAACAGTTCAAATCCGAATACTGACATGTACACGTCGCCAGTAACTGAGTAAAATACCTTTTAGACTTCAGGTGTAACATCCAGTCACAGAAATCGCTAACAAATGAACGTCCTGCGTGTGTTTGTATCCTCAGTTGAGCCGTCTGACTGATGCTCGAGGCCTGAGCTCCAGCACACAGAGCCTGACGAGACGAGGCTCACTCGGTGGGACCAGCtaacacacacgcgcacacgcacacacacacacacacacacacacaccagagtcCCCTCAAGAATAACTGAGTTGTGAATCATCCCTCATTTGAAAAAGcagtaaattaatattttgtgAACCCTCGAGGAAACGTCACAGTTATCGTAATAATTTTTGAGACGTTTGTCTCCAAAAAGTGATGATTCACGTCTCGACATATGGACTTTGCACTAGAAGCTTTCCTTCCTGTTTGCTTGAAACTGAACATCATTCCCTCCTGGATTCACTTTCAGTGTCCTGATTACGACCATTAACTTCCAATAATACCAGCATCCACActgtaagaaaacaaatgttttgaaaagaCCGTGTTTGCATTAACCAGACGACGAGCAGGTGATGTAGGAGGCGTCTCCTAATGCTGCTGTGTCCTTTTTAGGTATATTTCTATTAACGCTGGAGTTATTTATGGTTTTATGTTTCTAAAGATGATGTTACAGATTATTAACGTGGGAAATTCTCTCCTGAGAAGAACAGGGATGTCAAGTTGTTTGCACGATGATCAAAACGTGAGACGTTtgtcaaaatgtaaatgttacatTTGGTTTACGAGGGACAAGTTAAAAAgttatttgatgtattttgcCTTTAAGATGTTCAAGTTGttgtaattatattttcatAATGTCGAAGCTAATGAGAAAAACACTGGTGTGGTTACTTCAGCTGTTTTGCACCACAGTTTTTCCACACTGAGAAGAAGgaccaactttttttttaacttgagaaatccaaaatgtgattttcaccATTTAAAAACACGTAACAGCAGCTCGACAGGAGGAACGCACATATCTGACATTAAGATATCCCTCTTAACGGCAGCAAATCAGTAAATTGATTATTAACATCACAAAAGTCTCAATATTCACCGGatgatgtttttactgcattgtGAGTTTTTGAAGAAAATAGTTTTAAGATATCTGGATACCAAAAGTTATTGTTGTGTGCCTGAGTCAATGTTGTTCTG
It encodes:
- the klc3 gene encoding kinesin light chain 3, with protein sequence MLSADEILCSTQQVIAGLEALRGENRGLLESLQEPLESQPASDSGSVEQEKSGIVRQLLERIELGLSEAQVMMALSAHLGSLEAEKQKLRAQVRRLCQENQWLRDELAGAQQRLQDREQEVVTLEEQNKHLQFMSSIRKYDQEEPQQLDDKDTSSTKESLDDLFPAEDEEQSQMSQPHHSSAAAAAQQGGYEIPARLRTLHNLVIQYASQGRYEVAVPLCKQALEDLEKSSGHTHPDVATMLNILALVYRDQNKYKEAANLLNDALAIREKTLGMDHPAVAATLNNLAVLYGKRGKYKEAEPLCKRALEIREKVLGTDHPDVAKQLNNLALLCQNQGKYQEVEQYYERALHIYQSKLGPDDANVAKTKNNLASCYLKQGKYRQAEALYKEILTRAHEKEFGSVEGDGRPSWSGAEDGGSGQDGLSNLKRSGSFTKLRESIRRSSEKLVRKLRGVGMEEPTQRNAGMKRANSLNVLNVGARESQDGAQLSRLTDARGLSSSTQSLTRRGSLGGTS